One Antedon mediterranea chromosome 1, ecAntMedi1.1, whole genome shotgun sequence genomic window, aaaatttgactttagccattttggctatagataaactgatttgactaaaaaaaatattttgactttcgccaaatggctaaacaaaatgaaatgttagtgctacCCCAGTGTACTGTAGTTTAATTTTGTTGCAGTCCATATATGCACACACAGTGGGTTACACCACCTGTTGGAATCTCAATGAAGCTTTTGTCTATCTAGATTATCTATAACAATTGATAAAACAAAGCCTACTGTAAAAAACTACAAAACGGTGGTTAATAATCCTTTTAATGGCTTTGTTTGGGGAAGTAATTAAAAGAATTAAGCCCCGAAATACTGTAAAAGCCCTCcggtaaaattatttttcaaaaaaaatgattaattactactactgtattagTCAATAGGTAATTCTGCCCTTACGGTATATTGAAACCTACATTTTACACATAATAAAAGTTATTTGTTTCATTATTGATTATATATTTCACAAATCTGTAATTctattttggataaatttaaatgtatgttatttttttgtttcattactgattatatattttacaaatctGTAACTCTATTTTGGATAGGATTTGCCAAATGCAATGAACGCCGCAGAATTGACAGAAAAGATCGGACTGCATTCACTCCGCAATCGCACATGGTACATCCAGGCTACTTGTGCTACAAGTGGTGACGGACTCTATGAAGGTCTTGATTGGCTATCCACGCAACTCAAACAAAATAATGCAAGCAAATAGGCACCAATCAAGAACTATTAACACTTAATGTAAATGATAATGTTGTATAAATAAGCTATCGGAGCAGTCttgttttaatacatttattccAACTGTATTGAATTGTATGTTTTCTTTAAAGAAGCATAACTGAGAAATTGTAACTGCAGATACAGCATTCCTATTATAAAAACACATGGAATTGTTTAGATGGTTAGGACCGaacgttttgtttttaaattctttttttatatgtaatATTTCCAGACTTCCTTTCGAGTTAGCTTCCATTTACAAAATGGTTACAAAAGGTTTACAAAATTCTGGTGTGAAAGCACCACTGATATCATACGTGAGGATGTAAACCATTGAATATAAGGTGTATAGTTGTTATTGAAATGCAGTAATCtgaaatcaaccaatgaaaCTCTTGCTTTTGAGGATGTCATCCTTGctataaatgtaataattgttttgaaatTGACATGGTTAGAAAAAACAGCAGCAAGGGGTTCAAATATGTTGTGTTCTGTATTTATGATAGAAATGTGTTTTGATGAAGTGAAGATCTTTTTAGGATCGTTTGTTGATCTACTGTATATCAATTTGGGTTACCTACTGTAAGAAAGGAGTTTAAAGAATTAATAAACCCCTCACTCTAAGCCATTTATTATTTGCGACAGTGTATTGTCTGCAGAAATGTTAAGGCTCACGCATTGTTTTAGCGACTAGTAAATATTCCTAGCCTATAAGATGAAAATACTCCCAGATATTTCTTCATTGTATACAATTGAAACGTTTACTAGTTTACAATAATAGTTGATGTCTATTTGTACAGTGTCCCAATAGTATCTAACCATCATgcaaatattcatatttatattgctgtttaaaatacaaaaatatggtGTTTCTAAttttgggatttttttttttcattcatgcAAATTACTTGCGCAAACCTTTTCAAGATATTTGacaattgttaatgttatgtgtattggtataaatgacattttatttGGTGATGTATCTTCTAAATTATGTGTTTTGAGATATAAAATCAAGATTTATTCCAATTcctgtttaatttttttaattatattatattctaaataaataatacaaataacatTAGTTTGTGTTATTACATACAGAAATAAGTATAGTACTTATTTATCCATGGTTGTAATAAGCAAaactataatattgtaattattttttaagtttcatattaaatttaatcagAAAAAAAACAGAGGTGGGAGAGGGGATGGTGTAaccattttattgtttaatgtaGAATAAAACCGATGATTTTTTCCCCATTCtcttttgtataataaatttatGTGTGGTATAATATGTTAAACTTTGTTAATGCTGAACCTCCCACATGTCAAGTAAAACTGTGTAGAAAAGTACTATTATCTTGTGTGTTTCTTAATTGCATTATTTTAACCTATTTATTGGTGATGTGTTGTGGGGTGATGTTCGTTAGGGGTATGGATCCAGACTAAGGGCATATCAACTACCCTTCTGATTTAATATACCCTGAAAGAAATTACATGACTGATCCAATGGGATTGCACATGAAGCGCATTCGCCCGCCTTTTGAAGCTAATAAACTGAAATTATGAActtctttttgatattttatgttGGAAAAATACTGGATCTGCCATGTATGCTGGCTGCAGTGATAAGCAGGTTTTTTTCAAGAAAGTGAAAATAGGACTGTGTATAAACACTTCATGTTTCATTGTTTGTAAATTCACGACTAAAGATAGAAATCATGTGATGTACTAGAATCTATCAAACAAACGATACAGTTTCTTTCTCTGTGAAGTTCATCCGTATTATTTCCTGTATGACTGTTTTGCAGATTTTCGCCATGAGAATAACAATGATGTTAAATAGAATATAATTTGAAATGTTTAGCTTCAGTGGAAGATTCTGGCTGTACCTGTGGGTTATTTTTGCTTTCTTTGCCACAATGAAATTGAGAAGCTCAAAAGTAACAGAACTACATACATGACGTGTACCGTAAACttgaatgtaaatatattttttactgtaattttttattctgCATGGATAAAATAAGTAGGTTATTGTATCCATGATCTGTCTCTGGTAACAACGTGTTACATAATTATACATGCGCCCTCTGGATGATGGTggtagaaaaaacaaaaaagtagAGAGGGttggtttgtttgttgtttCTCTCCTCAtggtcaaagaatatatataacaagaatgagtaatccgcgattttccctgtaacagtaatattgtccatgtggtagggcgccgccataagtgtggatgtatctgggatgtatacaactttttgtgacggtttcaataatcaaaggctagaccaccggtagtattttcatgataaaaaatgttatcaactacatgccaacatcatgttaaatactatttggatatttaattgttcgttttatgcaatttatttagtaaaaactgccgtataaacagtttgctttatcaaccgggcgctacgatagcgtgaccgggcatgttggtgtttacgcgttttcacgtaggatagtttaataatattcctatatttaacctgtttctggtaaaacaaataaatgttaatgacatttaacattttgtcctattaataacatgtattttatactaatttatatcataaaaacaatacttaatttaccgggcgtagagtagtacacggcaatggtaaagaataggccgtgctgagtaacgattcgtgatttttggtgttgctgtgttaggccttttttgtgaactaacttagcattttagtaaataattgtctgtaaaagtgaatgtacactagtttgttaataaatatgtattataaaatagtttacaattgcaaaaactattatcataattctatttaatgtgacatgtataatatctattaaatcaagtcttatttagtatgtatacatccgcccttatgagggcgggcatcactcactggagctctctgttacaaatttctaatgcacaaatcgcggaatactcattcttgtgatatatattctttgtcaTGGTTAGAAGAAAACATTTGCACGTGTGTTTTTAAAAGGCCAACTCTTAGGCCTAGATATAAATATGTCGAATGTGGATAAATGCCCATATCCCTCTGTAATAGAACGTTATTTTAGACGAGGTTTTAAACTAGGTAAGCAAAGTGATAAATAATGTATGCCTCTAGCTAAACTAAGCTAGGCCGGCCCCctagtgttattatttattacttgtACTCTCGGGCTGGTGTGGTGGTGGTGACCATCTTCATCTTAATCTAGGCCtataagtagtagtagtagtctaggcctagctagcatcCAGTTAGGCTAGTAAGTAGtgaaactaggcctacttactactgctattaattataatataaaggctaggcctagagtgtaacatacaatttatttttacaaaagatGCCttcatataattaaaaaataatgtatcagatatatatatattaaaattatttgtttgtttttttaaattatactaaactaTAAGTTCTAGCTAGTCGGCTATATATCAGCCCCgtactttttatgttttttttgtaacaaCAAAGCTTTGATCTCAGATCTGTCTTCTGATTgctttactgttttatttatttttattgctgACACCAAATAAAGTAACTGATACTTTTGCGCTCTCAAAGACATTAGTAGTGAATGATGGATGGCAAAATGTAGCACAAATTCCAGCACACTTCATGTTTTGGATCTAGCTGTAGAACCTTCGTTGTTACCATGAAATTGATGAATGGACCACAAAAcacaaatcattttttttcacagtAATTCAACTTATGCAAATATAAAGATGTGAATATGTCTCGCTAGGACCCAGAAAAGagagaaatttattttttattaacagACGTAATAATAcggatgttaattaaaatattaagccgattttccattaggcgaatttgttcgcgcgagtCCAACGTttcaaagagaaaaaaatcgcctactctctttccactacataagcgaatagctgcgacgttcatgttcctcgcgtggttgctgagcatttcgattcgcacgagtgctcatgaaagcgtcatagctcatttcctgagctctgattggttgcgcaatatttcgcttcgcaaaaagtagaaacaattggaattagtaaatttcgctgaagcaaaaaatcaaaggaacaagaattcgtcgcagaagggagtatgacagacagaaacttGAATTAGCATGCgcatagcatgacgctttcaattcgcgcgaacaaattcgcctagtggaaaatcggctttagaaTTGAGTAAAAGAACATATGAACCATTAAAAGATCACAGTAAGGTCACAACTTGGAAAACTATGTATCATgtcaaacaataatatttagaCTTAAGTTTAAAGGTTAAGTAGGGAATTGGTTTCTTCCAATGACACTCATCCAATCAATGTGATAATAATACCACCTGTATATTGCATGTCACcgtatttatttttcagataTGAAAGGTCCTGAAGAAGATTTTTGTATACTGAAGCATTCAAATAggtataattaatttatcaataaatatttaaatttagtttttaaaatggtttttgtttacataatgtactgtactaatATACCTTCATCTCCCAATAAGCAAACATCTCAGACAATTTGGGTGTCGAGAAAACTAAGATATAGAAGTAATACTAGGTTTTCTAGATCTAGGAAACTAAGATATTTTCATGATAAGATTGTAGTACCAATTGTATCACAGGGGTAAGATATTTTAAGTGTAAGATTTAAATTCAGCAAATGGAATTTGTCATTCCATACCATTCTATACATACCTGCAAACAATGGgaagttaaaaataaatctgTACTCACAAAAAACCTTTGCATCTCCCAGTAGTGTACACCAAAATAAATAGACCATCAGAAGAACATATTCATGCATATtgcaattgtttttaaaaaacactttGATTGATTTTGCTTTTTCTCATTAGAGTATGTCTTCTAACACTTGCACCCAGCCACCCaattgtaaaaaatacaaaaacagttAAAAACGTTGATTTTCAAGTATCGTCAAAAATGAATCGTTTAGACAATAAAGTATCCGGCAAGTCAAAAAAAGTAAgttcaaacatttcatttttcagttttgttaaatattattcttGCCTGTGCCCaccatttgttttctttttagctgtatgttaatataataataatatcctggatttatttAGCGCCTAATATTGTGAAACCTCTctcattattaccccagtcattttttttggatcaaacctgtatggaaacatactcccataatgcagctagtaatcagcgcaaagttgtgtcttgatctaaccgggttcccatttatacacttgggtggagagaggcatacgtaagtaaagtatcttgcctaaggatacaagcaatgcggagAGAATTGGATTTGAAtctcgatctcacgatcagtaagGGTTAGGGTTATGAAGGAACCCTAACCCCAAACGCCCATATGTTACCAGCTTTCGCCCACTCTACATTCCCTGTGGTCTATCCAACCTTTTCAATATTACCACCAGTGTACACCCCCACACTACCCTCATGTATAGGTTTACTGATTGGTACTCTAGTTCCAAAATGTTCTGTCTGGACGCTGTTTATCTATGAACTTAATTGTGACATGGCTTTTGGCATGTTTTCTGTGACCTCTAAGACCTCTTTATATTCAATGATTTAACATCAATAAATTTaacatatgaattgtttttataGGCAGAAGGATGTTTTACTTTTGTTATGAACTTGATAAACATACTTTCGTCTAATGTTCTCATGTTTTCTTCCTTTTTAACAACTTGTAGTCCATACTGGTTATTTTCTAAGAATTTTAAGAAGAGTTTTAAGAATTCACATTTTATTGAATACTGTGTCAATGACTTAACCCAACATCAGCGTTATGTTGTGTTCCTTCCTGTAATATACCATTTCTATGTTTTTGTTGCAGGTGGGTCAATGTCTTAACCCAACAACAGCGTTATGTTGTGTCACTTCCTGTAATACCATTTCTATGTTTTTATTGCAGGGTGGGGAATGGCTTTAACCCAACATCAGTGTTATGTTGCGTCACTTCCTGTAATAccatttctatgttttttttttgttgcaggGGGTGGGGGGTGGCTAATACCCTAACCTAACATCAGCGTTTTGTTGTTTCCCTTCCTGTAATACCATTtctatgttttttgttgttgcaggGGGGGGGGGTGGCTAATACCCTAACCTAACATCAGCGTTATGTTGTTTCCCTTCCTGTAATACCATTtctatgttttttgttgttgcaggGGGTGGGGGGTGGCTAATACCCTAACCTAACATCAGCGTTTTGTTGTTTCCCTTCCTGTAATACCATTtctatgttttttgttgttgcaggGGGTGGGGGGTGGCTAATACCCTAACCTAACATCAGCGTTTTGTTGTTTCCCTTTCTGTAATATACCATTTCTATGTTTTTGTTGCAGGTGGGTCAGTGGCTTAACCTAACATCAGCGTTATGTTGTTTCCCTTCCTGTAATATACCATTTCTATGTTTTTGTTGCAGGGGGGTCAATGGCTTACCTAACTTCAGCGTTATGTTGTGTCCGTTCATGTAATACCATTTCTATGTTTTTGTTGCAGGGGGGTCAATGGCTTAACCCAACATCAGCGTTATGTTGTTTCCCTTCCTGTAATATACCATTTCTATGTTTTTGTTGCAGGGGGGTCAATGGCTTAACCTAACTTCAGCGTTATGTTGTGTCCGTTCATGTAATACCATTTCTATGTTTTTGTTGCAGGGGGGTCAATGGCTTAACCCAACATCAGCATTATGTTGCGTCACTTGTGATGACGATTCAAACTATACAATGTATAGCTGTATACGAGGAAAGCTAGCAGAGGTCAATGAGAAACTACTCAAAACACCAAATCTTCTCAAAGAAAAGGTACAATTATATGAGGATTTGTATTTTACTGTCTTATTTATAATTCTCGCATTCTTAGCATTGTCACTATCTTAAAATTGTTACATTCTTAGCATTGTCACTTTTTTAGCATTGTCTTAGCGTTATTTTCACTGTCTTAGAATTCTCACATTCTGAGCATTATCACTATCTTAAAATTGTCACATTCTTAGCATTGTCAATTTTTTAGCATTGTCTTAGCATTATCACTGCCTTAGaattattaacaaaatggtCACAGTCTTAGCCTTGTCACTGTATTAATATTGCCTTTAGTGTTGTCACTGTATTATAATAGCACATATTTCCCCTTTTTTTAGTATGACAAGGATGGTTACATTGCTATAATTCTACCAAAGATCTATGAGACAGATGAACAAATGAAAAGTTTATTAACAGAAGAACAATATAATGAGGCCATTGTGAGTAGAGGACTGAGGACGGCCGAGGACATGCCAGTTGAACAGAAGGGAGGTACAGAGAAGCAATTAAATGAAGCTCTTGGAAACAGGACACTGTCTGTTGAGAACACTACAGTTGAACAGAGTGGAGATACTGATCATGTTAATACATGACACTGTAATCATTGATATAGAGGTGGTAATGGTTTATACAGGCAAT contains:
- the LOC140059687 gene encoding protein Abitram-like, whose product is MSNVDKCPYPSVIERYFRRGFKLDMKGPEEDFCILKHSNRVCLLTLAPSHPIVKNTKTVKNVDFQVSSKMNRLDNKVSGKSKKGGQWLNPTSALCCVTCDDDSNYTMYSCIRGKLAEVNEKLLKTPNLLKEKYDKDGYIAIILPKIYETDEQMKSLLTEEQYNEAIVSRGLRTAEDMPVEQKGGTEKQLNEALGNRTLSVENTTVEQSGDTDHVNT